A genomic region of Streptococcus suis contains the following coding sequences:
- the eutM gene encoding ethanolamine utilization microcompartment protein EutM, whose protein sequence is MASEALGMIETKGLIGSIEAADAMVKAANVTLIGKEHVGGGLVTVLVRGDVGAVKAATDAGAAAAQRVGELVSVHVIPRPHAEVETILPH, encoded by the coding sequence ATGGCATCAGAAGCATTAGGTATGATTGAAACAAAGGGATTGATTGGGTCTATTGAAGCAGCAGACGCAATGGTAAAAGCAGCCAACGTTACTTTGATAGGAAAAGAACACGTTGGAGGAGGTTTGGTTACTGTTTTAGTACGCGGCGATGTAGGAGCTGTTAAGGCAGCAACTGATGCTGGAGCAGCTGCCGCACAACGAGTAGGAGAACTTGTATCTGTTCATGTCATTCCACGTCCGCATGCAGAAGTGGAAACTATTTTACCCCATTAG
- a CDS encoding transporter substrate-binding domain-containing protein — MKKYIMTGLVLLATMTLSACSGNATQEDTSLKDVQEKGKLIVALNPEFPPFEFRTLVDGKDTIVGADIELAKAIGQELGVEVEFSAMSFDNVLNNVQSGQSDIAISGISATEERAKVYDFSIPYYTSTNKVIINKEDLAQYTSLDSLAEANIGAQKGSIQEQIVKEQLPSSTVIALASNGELINQLKSQKVEAVIFEEPIAKAYVDKNDDLVILDTEIKSSYSDAYAIALPKGSTALKEKVDSVITKLVESGQMDQFVQEAYELSIANN, encoded by the coding sequence ATGAAAAAATATATTATGACAGGCTTGGTTTTACTGGCAACGATGACCCTAAGCGCTTGTAGTGGAAATGCTACTCAAGAAGATACTTCTTTGAAGGATGTTCAGGAAAAGGGAAAACTAATTGTTGCATTAAATCCAGAATTTCCACCATTTGAGTTTAGAACACTGGTTGATGGCAAAGATACAATCGTTGGAGCTGATATTGAGCTTGCAAAAGCCATTGGTCAAGAATTGGGTGTAGAAGTCGAATTTTCAGCGATGAGTTTTGATAATGTTTTGAACAATGTCCAGTCAGGGCAATCGGATATTGCCATTTCAGGAATTTCAGCCACTGAAGAGCGTGCAAAAGTGTATGATTTTTCTATTCCTTACTACACCTCAACCAATAAAGTTATTATAAATAAAGAGGATCTTGCACAATATACATCGCTTGATTCTCTAGCTGAGGCAAATATTGGAGCACAAAAGGGTTCTATTCAAGAACAAATCGTTAAAGAACAGCTTCCGTCTTCCACGGTTATTGCTCTGGCTTCGAACGGAGAGCTGATTAATCAATTAAAATCACAGAAGGTAGAAGCAGTTATTTTTGAAGAGCCGATTGCGAAAGCCTATGTTGACAAAAATGATGATTTGGTTATTTTAGATACTGAGATAAAAAGTAGCTATTCAGATGCCTATGCTATTGCCTTGCCAAAAGGCAGTACAGCTTTAAAGGAAAAAGTTGACTCTGTCATTACAAAACTAGTAGAATCTGGACAGATGGATCAATTTGTTCAAGAAGCCTATGAATTATCCATTGCTAACAATTAA
- the glgB gene encoding 1,4-alpha-glucan branching protein GlgB has product MTEFTDLDLYYMNAGEHTTLYEKMGAHIIKEGNKIIGTQFRVYAPNAREVFLVGNFNEWQRSHSMEREIDGVFQLYVDGLKSLEDYKYLIITHDGREIYKADPYAFFSQVRPDTASTTYNSRYKFKDDLWMYNRVNYDFKEQPVSIYEVHLGSWKQKFANKNEGGAPVEAFNSYKEITPLLIEHIRENNYTHIELLPITEHPLDASWGYQVTGYYSPTSRYGKPDELKYLVDQCHQAGIGVILDWVPLHFCKDAHGLYQFDGSWLYEYSYEQDRENHQWGTANFDLGKGLTRSFLLSNLKYWLEYFHFDGIRVDALSYLLYWRGETDEDKINHAAIDFIKRVNAMVHTDYKGVLMIAEDSSSFPKVTHPLEDGGIGFDMKWDLGWMNDTLKFVERPAIYRKYHSNEITFGMYYNQNEQFLLPLSHDEVVHGKHSIIEKMNGDYEDKFHLARVYYSFYFAHPGKKLLFMGNEWGHIREWHEYTEMDWGLLQFPIHHSFYQMMKTLSTFYKEHDAFWKYDYQAYEKGFNWVKIDEEASLYAFSRTSDEQEILTIHNFNDQELFDVHLDLPADSEYKLVFSSNAIPMDTFSLYPDENGARITVPRLTSFYLERVK; this is encoded by the coding sequence ATGACAGAATTTACTGACCTAGATTTATATTATATGAATGCTGGTGAGCATACCACTCTTTACGAAAAAATGGGTGCTCATATTATAAAAGAAGGAAACAAAATTATCGGAACCCAATTTCGTGTCTATGCCCCAAATGCCAGAGAAGTATTCTTAGTTGGCAACTTTAATGAGTGGCAACGCAGTCACTCTATGGAGCGTGAAATTGATGGTGTGTTTCAACTTTATGTAGACGGATTAAAATCCCTTGAAGATTATAAATATCTGATTATCACACACGATGGGCGTGAAATATATAAGGCTGACCCTTATGCATTTTTCAGCCAAGTTCGTCCAGACACTGCCTCTACAACCTACAATTCGCGTTATAAATTCAAAGATGACCTCTGGATGTATAATCGTGTTAACTATGATTTTAAAGAACAGCCAGTATCCATCTACGAGGTGCACTTAGGTTCGTGGAAGCAAAAATTTGCTAATAAAAATGAAGGAGGAGCTCCAGTAGAAGCTTTCAATAGTTATAAGGAAATTACTCCACTTCTCATCGAACATATCAGGGAAAATAACTACACACATATTGAATTATTGCCAATTACCGAGCATCCTCTCGATGCGTCTTGGGGCTATCAGGTAACAGGCTACTACAGTCCAACTAGTCGCTATGGCAAGCCAGATGAACTTAAGTATTTAGTTGACCAATGTCACCAAGCAGGAATCGGAGTGATTCTTGACTGGGTACCACTTCATTTCTGTAAAGATGCTCATGGGCTCTACCAATTTGATGGTAGTTGGCTATACGAATACTCCTACGAACAAGATCGTGAAAACCACCAGTGGGGGACTGCTAATTTTGACCTTGGAAAAGGACTGACTCGTTCTTTCCTTCTTTCTAATTTAAAATACTGGTTGGAATATTTCCATTTTGATGGCATCCGTGTTGATGCACTATCTTATCTTCTCTATTGGCGTGGTGAAACAGATGAAGATAAGATAAATCATGCCGCTATTGACTTTATCAAACGTGTCAATGCCATGGTCCATACCGACTATAAGGGAGTCCTGATGATTGCTGAAGACTCTTCAAGCTTCCCTAAAGTCACACATCCTCTAGAAGATGGCGGTATTGGATTTGATATGAAATGGGATCTGGGCTGGATGAATGATACACTAAAATTCGTGGAACGCCCTGCTATTTATCGAAAATATCACTCAAATGAAATCACTTTTGGTATGTACTATAACCAAAACGAGCAATTCTTACTACCACTTTCGCACGACGAAGTTGTTCATGGGAAGCATTCCATTATCGAGAAGATGAATGGCGACTACGAAGATAAGTTCCATCTGGCTCGAGTCTACTACAGCTTTTACTTTGCCCATCCTGGAAAGAAATTACTCTTCATGGGAAATGAATGGGGGCATATCCGTGAATGGCACGAATATACAGAAATGGACTGGGGACTGCTACAATTTCCAATCCACCATTCTTTCTATCAAATGATGAAAACATTATCTACTTTCTACAAAGAACATGATGCTTTCTGGAAATATGACTACCAAGCCTATGAAAAAGGATTTAATTGGGTAAAAATAGATGAAGAAGCAAGCCTGTATGCTTTTTCTCGCACTAGCGATGAGCAAGAAATCTTAACTATTCATAACTTTAATGATCAAGAACTATTTGATGTACACTTGGATTTGCCCGCTGACAGCGAATATAAACTTGTCTTCTCATCTAATGCTATTCCAATGGACACATTTAGCCTCTATCCCGATGAAAATGGAGCTAGAATTACTGTACCACGTTTGACCAGTTTTTATCTAGAGCGTGTGAAATAA
- the eutM gene encoding ethanolamine utilization microcompartment protein EutM: MVSEALGMIETKGLIGSIEAADAMVKAANVTLIGKEHVGGGLVTVLVRGDVGAVKAATDAGAAAAQRVGELVSVHVIPRPHAEVETILPH; this comes from the coding sequence ATGGTATCAGAAGCATTGGGTATGATTGAAACAAAAGGATTGATTGGATCTATTGAAGCAGCAGACGCAATGGTAAAAGCAGCCAACGTTACTTTGATAGGAAAAGAACACGTTGGAGGAGGTTTGGTTACTGTTTTAGTACGCGGTGATGTGGGAGCTGTTAAGGCAGCAACTGATGCTGGAGCAGCTGCAGCACAGCGAGTAGGAGAACTTGTATCTGTTCATGTCATTCCACGTCCGCATGCAGAAGTGGAAACTATTTTACCCCATTAG
- the eutM gene encoding ethanolamine utilization microcompartment protein EutM, translating into MASEALGMIETKGLIGSIEAADAMVKAANVTLIGKEHVGGGLVTVLVRGDVGAVKAATDAGAAAAQRVGELVSVHVIPRPHTEVETILPKGN; encoded by the coding sequence ATGGCATCAGAAGCATTAGGTATGATTGAAACAAAAGGATTGATTGGATCTATTGAAGCAGCAGACGCAATGGTAAAAGCAGCCAACGTTACTTTGATAGGAAAAGAGCACGTTGGAGGAGGTTTGGTTACCGTTTTAGTACGCGGTGATGTAGGAGCCGTTAAGGCAGCAACTGATGCTGGAGCAGCTGCAGCACAACGAGTAGGAGAACTTGTATCTGTCCATGTCATTCCGCGTCCGCATACAGAAGTGGAAACCATTCTACCAAAAGGAAATTAA
- the pduL gene encoding phosphate propanoyltransferase, whose product MSEDLESLFYKVIDYLDGKESDCRKSTPNVEENSKKADVFGRNVIPLGVSNRHIHLSQEHAVALFGQEYVFHKLKDLSQKGQCAYQECVTLVGPKGIIEKVRILGPCRSDTQIELLKSDCFKLGINAPLRLSGDIVDTPGCIVIGPKGAVQIERGCIVAKRHIHMNPSDAKHFGVEDGQVVSLELPGERGGILNQVVVRVSDSFTLECHLDTEEANALGVTGNNKLRLIK is encoded by the coding sequence GTGAGTGAAGATTTAGAGAGCCTCTTTTATAAAGTGATTGATTACTTAGATGGCAAAGAGTCTGATTGTAGAAAATCAACTCCAAACGTAGAAGAAAATTCAAAAAAAGCAGACGTTTTTGGTAGAAATGTCATTCCGTTGGGCGTGTCAAATCGCCACATTCACTTATCTCAGGAACATGCAGTTGCATTATTTGGTCAAGAGTATGTGTTTCATAAATTGAAAGATTTATCGCAAAAGGGTCAATGTGCTTATCAAGAATGTGTAACACTTGTGGGTCCGAAGGGAATCATTGAAAAAGTTAGGATATTAGGTCCTTGCCGAAGTGATACGCAAATTGAATTATTAAAAAGCGATTGTTTCAAGTTAGGAATTAACGCACCGTTGCGCTTATCAGGGGATATTGTAGATACTCCTGGCTGTATCGTAATTGGTCCAAAAGGGGCTGTTCAAATTGAGCGAGGTTGTATTGTGGCTAAGCGTCATATCCATATGAACCCGAGTGATGCAAAACATTTCGGAGTTGAAGATGGGCAAGTAGTCTCATTGGAGCTTCCTGGTGAACGTGGTGGTATTCTTAATCAAGTTGTGGTACGAGTTAGTGATAGCTTCACATTAGAGTGTCATTTAGATACAGAAGAAGCAAATGCACTCGGTGTTACAGGAAATAATAAATTACGTCTTATTAAATAA
- the nifJ gene encoding pyruvate:ferredoxin (flavodoxin) oxidoreductase: MSYQEIMDGNKAAAYIAYAFSDVTGIYPITPSSTMGEWIDIWQVSGRKNLFGQTVNVIEMQSEAGVAGFVHGSLKTGALTSTFTSSQGLLLMLPNMYKIAGELLPTVFHVAARSVTTNALSIFGDHSDVMAVRQSGFAMLAEGTVQEVMDLSIVAHLAALEASLPFVNFFDGFSTSHEMQKITVLEYNEIKNLLNEEALGIFRNRGMNPNSPTVSGTNQGPDLFFQQRETVNRHYQILPYVVKKYMGKINQLRGTDYDLVSYYGHPEAEHIIVAMGSVAPTICQTIDYLIAKGKKVGFVQIYLYRPFPKSEFLGKIPKTVQTVAVLDRTKESGALGEPLFVDVQSALYQGQRFLKVIGGRYGLGSKETTPDQIIAVFEELEKKEPKNPFTIGIIDDVTNLSLSVNSTKDLTSEDTFQAKIWGFGGDGSVSSSKSIIKIISEEVDCNVQGTFYYDSRKQNGITTSNLRFGSAPIRSSYAVQQADFVGVAMPGYLRKIDLLKGLKPKGIFLLNTTWPSEKLSNLLPSKIKQYMAENDIQFYIINAYRLTQEVGIPGKVGICMLAAFLKLTNLLPMEKAFEALKREVLLNYEQKSEAVVESNIQLLQATISSIEKIEIPKEWKHCFPKNIAPSERTSKYISAIQEPLNRQEGSKITVGDLINNGMVAGDIPLGTAAEEKRSTSWEVPQWHSEYCVQCNQCSFVCPHAAIRPFLLEEDELEEAPEGYIVRDYKGKDGLKYRVQVSVENCTGCELCVKACPVKGKALSMVELIGDNSQHLKEEAINWAFSMTLRAKENPAKIGTVEYTQFEKPLLEFSGACSGCGETPYIKLLTQLFGSRMMIANATGCSSIWGGMVAATPFTTNELGQGPAWSNSLLEDNAEFGYGMLIANQTRRSALIEIMQRGKTEASPLLCNLIDDWIKNINNSNGTIARSAKLLNLLECELDESKPLLRRVYEQRDLFVKPSQWIIGGDGWAYDIGYGGLDHVLASGADINILVLDNEVYSNTGGHISKSTPTAAIAKFSASGNKGAKKDLGMMAMTYGNVYVAQVASGANPVQVIKAFEEAERYPGPSIVIAYVPCIAHRLVGGMKETLQEAREAVESGYWSLYRYNPLLDIEGKNPMILDYKRPNFDKMTSFMMKQERFALLQRVNPIEANKLFEKTVNQAKRRFTTYASMSGDFEQYIKRQRKNKVQKQELPTTSSLESIINDLYF, translated from the coding sequence ATGTCCTATCAAGAAATAATGGATGGCAATAAGGCAGCGGCCTACATAGCATATGCATTTAGTGATGTTACAGGTATTTATCCTATTACTCCGAGTTCTACTATGGGAGAATGGATTGATATCTGGCAAGTTAGTGGAAGAAAGAATTTATTTGGTCAAACAGTCAACGTAATTGAAATGCAGTCTGAGGCTGGAGTAGCAGGTTTTGTACATGGTTCACTAAAAACGGGTGCTCTTACATCAACCTTTACATCGTCTCAAGGTTTATTATTGATGTTGCCCAATATGTATAAAATTGCTGGAGAGTTACTACCGACTGTTTTTCATGTTGCAGCAAGATCTGTCACTACAAATGCGTTAAGTATTTTTGGAGACCATAGTGATGTTATGGCTGTGAGACAGTCAGGATTTGCAATGTTGGCTGAAGGGACTGTTCAAGAAGTAATGGACTTATCCATAGTTGCTCATTTGGCAGCCTTAGAAGCTAGTCTACCATTTGTAAATTTTTTTGATGGTTTTTCAACAAGCCATGAAATGCAAAAAATTACAGTTTTAGAATACAATGAGATAAAAAACTTGCTGAATGAAGAGGCTCTGGGAATTTTCCGAAATAGAGGGATGAATCCTAATTCACCAACGGTATCTGGGACTAACCAAGGGCCAGACTTGTTTTTCCAACAAAGAGAAACGGTGAATCGCCACTATCAAATTCTACCGTACGTTGTCAAGAAGTACATGGGAAAAATTAATCAATTACGAGGGACAGATTATGATTTGGTTAGTTATTATGGTCACCCTGAAGCTGAACATATTATTGTTGCAATGGGATCAGTAGCACCGACTATCTGTCAAACAATTGATTATCTAATAGCAAAGGGTAAAAAAGTTGGTTTTGTTCAAATTTATCTTTATCGCCCATTTCCAAAGTCTGAATTTTTAGGAAAAATTCCCAAAACTGTTCAAACTGTAGCGGTATTGGATCGGACCAAGGAATCTGGAGCACTAGGTGAACCTCTTTTTGTAGATGTACAGAGTGCTCTATATCAGGGACAGCGATTTTTGAAAGTTATCGGTGGTAGGTATGGTTTGGGTTCGAAAGAAACGACTCCTGATCAAATTATTGCTGTTTTTGAAGAATTAGAAAAGAAAGAACCTAAAAATCCATTTACGATAGGTATTATTGACGATGTGACTAATTTATCTCTTTCAGTAAATTCTACAAAGGACTTGACCTCGGAAGATACATTTCAAGCAAAAATTTGGGGTTTTGGTGGTGATGGATCAGTTAGTTCTAGCAAATCAATTATTAAAATCATTAGTGAGGAAGTTGATTGTAACGTTCAGGGAACATTTTATTACGATTCCAGAAAACAGAATGGTATCACGACCTCTAATCTTCGTTTTGGAAGTGCCCCAATTCGTTCCTCTTATGCTGTTCAGCAAGCAGATTTTGTCGGAGTTGCAATGCCTGGGTATTTAAGAAAAATTGATTTACTGAAAGGGTTGAAACCCAAAGGCATCTTCTTATTAAATACGACATGGCCCAGCGAAAAATTGAGTAACCTACTTCCTAGTAAAATTAAGCAATATATGGCAGAAAATGATATTCAGTTTTATATAATAAACGCTTATAGATTAACGCAAGAAGTAGGAATACCCGGTAAGGTTGGCATATGTATGCTGGCAGCATTTTTAAAATTAACTAATCTGTTGCCAATGGAGAAGGCTTTTGAGGCCTTGAAAAGGGAAGTCCTCCTCAATTATGAGCAGAAATCAGAAGCGGTAGTAGAAAGTAACATACAGCTTTTACAGGCAACCATTTCTTCTATAGAAAAAATAGAAATACCTAAGGAATGGAAGCACTGTTTTCCGAAAAATATTGCACCATCAGAACGTACCTCTAAATATATTTCTGCTATTCAAGAACCACTCAATCGCCAAGAAGGAAGCAAAATAACTGTTGGAGACTTAATTAATAATGGCATGGTTGCGGGCGATATACCGCTGGGGACTGCTGCTGAAGAAAAAAGAAGTACATCATGGGAGGTGCCACAGTGGCATTCAGAGTACTGTGTACAGTGTAACCAATGCTCATTTGTTTGCCCGCATGCCGCAATTCGTCCTTTTCTACTTGAGGAAGATGAATTAGAAGAGGCGCCAGAAGGTTATATTGTAAGGGACTATAAGGGGAAAGACGGACTAAAATATCGTGTTCAAGTATCAGTTGAAAACTGTACAGGATGTGAGCTTTGTGTTAAGGCTTGCCCAGTGAAAGGCAAGGCTCTAAGTATGGTTGAACTCATCGGGGACAATTCACAGCATTTAAAAGAAGAAGCGATTAACTGGGCATTTTCAATGACTTTGCGAGCTAAAGAAAATCCTGCTAAAATTGGTACTGTAGAATATACACAATTTGAGAAACCTCTTTTAGAATTTTCAGGTGCTTGTTCGGGATGTGGGGAGACTCCATATATAAAATTATTGACACAGCTATTTGGCAGTAGAATGATGATTGCTAATGCTACAGGGTGTTCATCAATATGGGGAGGAATGGTAGCAGCAACTCCATTTACAACCAATGAGTTAGGGCAAGGTCCTGCTTGGAGCAATTCATTGTTGGAGGACAATGCAGAGTTTGGTTATGGTATGTTAATTGCCAACCAAACAAGAAGAAGCGCTCTAATTGAAATAATGCAGAGAGGTAAAACTGAAGCAAGTCCTTTGTTATGTAACTTGATTGATGATTGGATTAAGAATATTAATAATAGCAATGGTACGATTGCACGTAGTGCAAAATTGCTTAATTTATTAGAGTGTGAGCTTGATGAGTCAAAACCATTATTACGACGAGTATATGAACAGCGAGATTTATTTGTAAAACCATCACAATGGATTATTGGTGGTGATGGTTGGGCTTACGATATTGGTTATGGTGGATTAGATCATGTTCTTGCAAGTGGTGCAGATATTAATATTTTGGTTCTGGATAACGAAGTTTACTCAAATACAGGTGGGCATATTTCAAAAAGTACACCAACTGCAGCGATTGCTAAATTTTCAGCTTCTGGAAATAAAGGTGCAAAGAAAGATTTGGGGATGATGGCTATGACATATGGCAATGTCTATGTCGCCCAAGTAGCAAGTGGTGCCAATCCGGTTCAAGTTATCAAAGCTTTTGAAGAGGCAGAACGATACCCTGGTCCATCTATTGTAATTGCCTATGTTCCTTGTATTGCTCATCGATTAGTTGGAGGAATGAAGGAGACACTGCAAGAAGCAAGAGAGGCTGTGGAATCTGGATACTGGTCATTATATCGGTATAATCCATTGCTAGATATTGAAGGGAAAAATCCAATGATTTTGGATTATAAGCGACCAAATTTTGATAAAATGACATCATTTATGATGAAACAAGAACGCTTTGCTTTATTACAGAGAGTGAATCCTATTGAAGCTAATAAATTGTTTGAAAAAACCGTGAATCAAGCAAAGCGACGTTTTACAACTTACGCAAGTATGTCTGGAGATTTTGAACAATACATAAAAAGACAAAGAAAAAATAAAGTACAGAAACAGGAATTACCGACGACATCGTCATTGGAATCAATTATTAACGATCTATATTTCTAA
- a CDS encoding transporter substrate-binding domain-containing protein, with protein MKKILALAATVLAGLTLAACSSTSSQSALDKIKEKGTLVVATSPDYAPFEFQALVDGKNEVVGADIMLAQKIADELGVKLEVSAMSFDNVLSSVQNGKADIAIAGLSYSEERAKVFDFSESYYQISDVLLIKKDSANSLTSIDAMSGKTLAVQKGSTQEAYAQENISQANLISLTLMGEAVNELKSGKVDAILMDSPVAAGYVSQNSDLAVASVEFPTIDENSKVIALPKGSTELKTAIDKVIAEVKASGEFDTFLEKAATYTSVE; from the coding sequence ATGAAAAAAATCTTGGCATTAGCAGCAACAGTTTTAGCAGGACTGACATTGGCAGCTTGTTCTTCGACGTCATCACAATCTGCATTGGATAAAATTAAAGAAAAAGGTACATTGGTAGTGGCAACTAGTCCAGACTATGCTCCATTCGAGTTTCAGGCACTAGTTGATGGAAAGAATGAAGTTGTTGGTGCAGATATTATGTTGGCTCAAAAAATAGCCGACGAACTTGGGGTCAAGCTTGAAGTTTCAGCAATGAGTTTTGACAATGTATTGTCTAGCGTTCAAAATGGCAAAGCTGATATTGCAATTGCTGGTCTATCTTATTCGGAAGAGCGTGCAAAAGTTTTTGATTTCTCTGAAAGTTACTATCAAATTTCTGATGTCTTACTTATCAAAAAAGATAGCGCCAATTCACTCACTTCAATTGATGCTATGAGTGGGAAGACTCTTGCGGTACAAAAGGGGTCAACACAGGAAGCCTACGCACAAGAAAATATTAGTCAAGCTAACCTAATTTCTTTAACCTTGATGGGTGAAGCTGTAAATGAGCTCAAATCAGGAAAAGTTGATGCTATTTTAATGGATTCTCCAGTTGCTGCTGGTTATGTTTCACAGAATTCGGATTTAGCCGTTGCATCCGTTGAATTTCCAACGATTGATGAAAATTCGAAAGTCATTGCTTTGCCAAAAGGTAGTACAGAACTAAAAACTGCGATAGACAAGGTTATCGCAGAAGTAAAAGCAAGTGGTGAGTTTGATACTTTCCTTGAGAAAGCTGCAACATATACAAGTGTTGAATAA
- a CDS encoding acetaldehyde dehydrogenase (acetylating), whose product MKTLDVDLCSIQEARDLVRNGKEAANQIAYFSDEQIDAILKNIVKAVETNAYYLADLAVEETGFGKLEDKAFKNYAASTLLYDEIKEYQTTGILQFDEKNKIFKVAEPMGLILGITPSTNPTSTIIYKSMISIKARNAIVFAPHPSAKRCSVAAAELVRKAAVEAGAPESIVGCVMNPTMESTNELMHSKDIALIIATGGPGIVKAAYSSGKPAIGVGAGNSPTYIEKTADVKKAISNIVASKTFDNGTICASEQAIICEEANKDLVLQELKAQGCYLMTKEETDKVCQILFRGNSHSCNPAMNPKFVGQPAIKIAEAAGISVPSDTNILVGPQVGVGQGNPLSFEKLTTVLGFYVVKDWEEACALSIKLLQNGIGHTMSLHTGDPDMIFRFSSKPASRILINTGGSQGGTGISTGLPIAFTLGCGTDGGSSVSDNLTPEHLINIKTVAYGVRDVTQIVANDHRFQALPKQTTLSKSEATVDAVCSASVHCTPTIEPVKDTLNQTPQDIQAAFERRQETLADESIVEINENIDNEAIVREILSALKKR is encoded by the coding sequence ATGAAAACACTGGATGTAGATCTTTGCTCTATACAAGAAGCGCGTGATCTTGTGAGAAATGGTAAAGAAGCTGCTAATCAAATTGCATATTTTTCGGATGAACAAATTGATGCTATTTTAAAAAATATTGTGAAGGCAGTTGAAACCAATGCTTATTATTTGGCAGATTTAGCCGTAGAGGAGACAGGGTTTGGTAAATTAGAAGATAAAGCTTTTAAAAATTATGCAGCCTCTACTTTGTTGTATGATGAAATAAAGGAATATCAAACCACAGGCATTCTTCAGTTTGATGAGAAAAATAAAATTTTCAAAGTAGCAGAACCAATGGGATTAATATTAGGAATTACTCCTTCAACTAACCCAACTTCTACGATAATCTATAAGTCCATGATTTCAATAAAGGCTCGAAACGCTATTGTATTTGCTCCTCATCCTTCTGCAAAACGTTGTAGTGTGGCGGCAGCCGAGTTAGTGAGAAAAGCTGCGGTTGAAGCTGGAGCACCGGAATCAATAGTAGGGTGCGTTATGAATCCAACAATGGAGTCAACCAATGAATTGATGCATTCAAAAGATATTGCGCTTATTATTGCAACAGGTGGACCAGGAATTGTAAAAGCTGCCTATAGTAGTGGTAAACCCGCAATTGGTGTCGGAGCTGGTAACTCTCCCACCTATATTGAAAAAACAGCAGATGTAAAAAAAGCTATTTCAAATATAGTAGCATCTAAAACTTTTGATAATGGTACTATTTGTGCTTCAGAGCAAGCTATTATTTGTGAAGAAGCCAACAAAGACTTAGTACTTCAAGAATTGAAAGCACAAGGTTGTTATTTAATGACGAAAGAAGAAACTGATAAGGTTTGTCAAATACTTTTCAGAGGAAATTCACATAGTTGCAATCCAGCGATGAATCCTAAATTTGTAGGTCAGCCAGCGATTAAAATAGCGGAAGCAGCAGGTATTTCTGTCCCATCTGATACAAATATTTTAGTAGGTCCACAAGTTGGTGTAGGTCAAGGAAACCCACTATCATTTGAAAAATTGACTACAGTATTAGGTTTTTATGTGGTGAAAGATTGGGAGGAAGCTTGTGCGCTTAGTATTAAGCTATTACAAAATGGTATTGGTCATACTATGAGCTTACATACAGGTGATCCAGATATGATTTTCCGCTTTTCAAGTAAGCCTGCTTCTCGTATTCTAATTAACACAGGTGGTAGCCAAGGAGGAACAGGTATTTCAACGGGCTTACCAATTGCCTTTACTCTTGGTTGTGGTACAGATGGTGGTAGCTCAGTTTCAGACAATCTAACTCCTGAGCATTTGATTAATATCAAGACCGTAGCATACGGTGTAAGAGACGTCACACAAATTGTCGCGAATGACCATCGCTTTCAAGCGCTTCCAAAACAGACAACTTTATCAAAGTCAGAGGCAACAGTTGATGCAGTATGTTCGGCTAGTGTTCATTGTACACCGACAATCGAACCTGTTAAGGATACATTGAATCAAACGCCACAAGATATTCAAGCTGCTTTTGAAAGACGTCAAGAAACTTTAGCGGATGAATCCATAGTCGAAATTAACGAAAATATTGACAATGAAGCAATAGTTAGAGAAATTCTCTCTGCATTGAAAAAGAGATAG